In Daucus carota subsp. sativus chromosome 4, DH1 v3.0, whole genome shotgun sequence, one DNA window encodes the following:
- the LOC108216449 gene encoding uncharacterized protein LOC108216449 isoform X2 → MAGKVMKFVTKSVGEYQYPWREKLMKHQEDLSKGVWGYWHLGAWKHSSISARHRARVRKEALLAGEDWPYDPKRKEMRTKRKGHKCDRISAEKRANTAELMQKMPQMLADFKKRRWERKMNEEDAAAKKT, encoded by the coding sequence ATGGCTGGTAAAGTGATGAAATTTGTAACAAAGTCGGTGGGAGAGTACCAGTATCCTTGGAGGGAGAAGCTGATGAAACATCAGGAAGATCTTTCAAAGGGAGTTTGGGGTTATTGGCACCTCGGGGCTTGGAAACATAGTAGCATTAGTGCCCGTCATCGAGCTCGAGTCCGCAAGGAAGCCCTCCTTGCTGGAGAAGACTGGCCATATGATCCAAAAAGGAAAGAAATGAGAACAAAGAGGAAAGGACACAAATGTGATCGGATATCTGCAGAGAAACGAGCCAATACTGCTGAATTAATGCAGAAAATGCCACAAATGTTAGCAGATTTCAAAAAGCGCAGGTGGGAAAGGAAGATGAATGAAGAGGATGCTGCGGCCAAGAAAACTTGA
- the LOC108217949 gene encoding GDSL esterase/lipase EXL3-like, with product MPYIQMSTSWFRVIILILVCDAARAVVKLPGNKTIPAVIMFGDSIVDTGNNNYIETIFKVNYPPYGRDFSGGVPTGRFCNGKVPSDFLVEELGIKEFLPPYLDPSLDTDDLKTGVNFASGGAGFDPLTSELAKVISLSAQIDLFNEYVAKLKVAVGAETTSTILSNSLFVVVAGSNDITNTYFNNPIRRLHYDYSSYTDLLVDSASGFAQELYKLGARRIGVFGIPPIGCLPSQRTLQGGVERNCADNYNELAQLFNAKLSVELNSLNNRLPQARMVYLDVYNSLMEVILNPKKYGFSIANKGCCGTGTIEVAFLCKCPCPDVYNYVFWDSFHPTETTYRILVHQTVKKQISSFL from the exons ATGCCTTATATTCAGATGTCAACGTCTTGGTTCCGCGTCATTATTCTGATCCTTGTATGCGATGCAGCAAGAGCCGTCGTAAAGCTGCCAGGAAATAAAACAATTCCGGCTGTTATCATGTTCGGAGATTCTATAGTGGATACAGGAAACAATAACTACATCGAAACTATATTTAAGGTCAACTATCCTCCTTATGGGAGGGATTTTAGCGGTGGAGTACCGACTGGAAGATTTTGTAACGGAAAAGTTCCTTCTGACTTCCTAG TTGAAGAGTTGGGGATAAAAGAGTTCTTGCCACCATATCTTGACCCCAGTCTCGACACTGATGATCTGAAAACAGGAGTGAACTTCGCTTCAGGTGGTGCAGGATTCGATCCTTTAACATCTGAGCTTGCG AAAGTTATATCGTTATCAGCTCAGATAGATTTGTTTAACGAGTACGTTGCCAAGCTGAAAGTGGCAGTGGGAGCCGAGACAACAAGCACAATATTGAGCAACAGCCTGTTTGTTGTAGTTGCAGGCAGCAACGACATTACCAACACGTATTTCAACAATCCTATTAGGCGACTGCATTATGACTACTCTTCGTATACTGATCTTCTGGTCGACTCTGCATCTGGCTTTGCGCAG GAGTTGTACAAATTGGGTGCTCGTCGAATTGGTGTGTTTGGAATACCACCTATCGGATGTCTTCCATCACAGAGGACATTACAAGGAGGAGTAGAAAGAAACTGCGCAGACAATTACAATGAACTAGCACAGTTATTCAATGCTAAACTGTCAGTTGAGTTGAACTCTCTTAACAACCGTCTTCCTCAGGCAAGGATGGTCTACCTGGACGTGTACAACTCGTTAATGGAAGTCATCCTCAACCCTAAAAAATACG GGTTTAGTATAGCAAACAAAGGTTGCTGTGGCACAGGCACCATTGAAGTGGCTTTCTTGTGCAAATGCCCTTGTCCAGACGTATACAACTACGTTTTCTGGGACAGTTTTCACCCGACAGAAACAACATACAGAATACTTGTCCATCAAACTGTCAAGAAACAGATCTCGAGCTTCCTTTAA
- the LOC108218881 gene encoding la-related protein 1C, producing MAADLTTTTPSSPTSPNFHRKILPSPWTQVVRGQPDPATTTLSPDKGTVSMNPPAVTEVVAAAAANDESSDCSSDNVAKKSVWKSVNGVVESGAVMGGAAWPTITESTRACPKVSPNFSKPSSDSSISVSQEQVISPVPQKEATANGHHSSNHSHKQPHHQRRRNNKKGLNAGVGSGHGSGQSSFSRPPGPPPPPPPPPFPIPFGNLPPPPGMELPIREPSPYPGSNLDTRPIVGGGVGYHSHDHSSQRHPSRRGNFGSRPRGDGGYNNGYGIRRDQDREWNASGRDIHHISPMVPPPPPLPPRGLTRPPMPGPMPYIPSRHVRPFGNPMPFDMVPQFLYGPPMPPDSYRGVPLVLPPPPPLYFPVIDPNLRILLLKQIEYYFSDANLVKDDFLRSNMDDQGWVSITLIASFRRVSKLTIDVQLILDTLGASTVVEVQGDKIRRRENWSKWIPSVGQTTLDTGLQSQSQSSDVMLATSIQEVHLDEVTSDSVSNMDNTVEYSDAELGRDTSSEEPSTGSELAKGLKSAEASSEGCT from the exons ATGGCCGCCGATTTAACCACTACAACTCCCTCATCACCTACAAGCCCTAATTTTCATCGGAAAATTTTGCCGTCTCCGTGGACTCAGGTTGTTCGCGGCCAACCCGACCCGGCTACCACCACTCTTTCGCCCGACAAAGGTACCGTTTCGATGAACCCGCCGGCGGTGACCGAGGTCGTCGCCGCCGCCGCCGCGAATGATGAGAGTTCTGATTGTAGTAGCGACAATGTCGCGAAGAAGTCTGTCTGGAAAAGTGTAAACGGCGTCGTTGAGAGCGGGGCTGTCATGGGAGGAGCTGCTTGGCCTACTATCACCGAGTCAACTCGGGCTTGCCCTAAAGTTTCGCCAAATTTTTCGAAACCTTCGTCTGATTCCTCAATCTCTGTGTCTCAG GAACAAGTAATATCTCCTGTGCCTCAGAAAGAAGCTACTGCTAATGGACACCATAGTTCTAATCATAGTCACAAACAGCCTCATCATCAACGAAGAAGAAATAATAAGAAAGGCCTGAATGCAGGGGTTGGATCAGGACATGGATCAGGGCAGAGCAGCTTCAGTCGCCCACCAGGCCCACCACCCCCTCCTCCTCCACCTCCATTCCCGATACCTTTTGGAAATCTACCACCACCACCTGGGATGGAGTTGCCTATTAGAGAACCTTCTCCATACCCTGGCAGTAACCTGGATACTAGACCAATTGTAGGTGGGGGTGTTGGGTATCACTCACATGATCATTCTTCACAACGACATCCTTCTAGAAGGGGTAACTTTGGTTCCCGACCCCGTGGGGATGGAGGATATAACAATGGTTACGGAATCAGGCGTGACCAAGACCGTGAATGGAATGCTTCTGGAAGAGACATTCATCATATTAGTCCGATGGttccaccaccaccaccgctCCCTCCCCGGGGTTTGACAAGACCACCAATGCCAGGACCTATGCCGTACATCCCTTCTCGGCATGTGAGACCATTTGGGAATCCTATGCCTTTTG aTATGGTCCCTCAATTTTTATATGGTCCACCAATGCCGCCGGATTCTTACAGGGGTGTCCCACTCGTTCTCCCACCACCTCCACCTTTATATTTCCCTGTCATTGATCCAAATTTGCGGATTTTGTTACTTAAACAGATTGAGTATTATTTCAG TGACGCTAATTTGGTCAAAGATGACTTCTTGAGGTCAAATATGGACGACCAGGGTTGGGTATCTATCACTTTAATCGCAAGCTTTCGTCGA GTTTCAAAATTGACAATCGATGTTCAATTGATTCTAGATACTTTGGGAGCATCAACTGTTGTGGAAGTGCAG GGAGACAAGATTAGGAGACGTGAAAACTGGAGCAAATGGATTCCGTCAGTTGGGCAGACTACCTTAGACACTGGCCTGCAATCTCAAAGTCAGTCAAGCGATGTCATGCTGGCAACTTCCATTCAAGAGGTCCATTTGGACGAGGTGACTTCTGATAGTGTCAGTAATATGGACAATACCGTAGAATACTCTGATGCAGAACTAGGTAGAGATACATCATCTGAGGAACCAAGTACTGGATCAGAATTGGCCAAGGGGCTGAAATCAGCTGAAGCATCCAGTGAAGGATGTACCTAA
- the LOC108216449 gene encoding uncharacterized protein LOC108216449 isoform X1, which produces MSVIVVMAGKVMKFVTKSVGEYQYPWREKLMKHQEDLSKGVWGYWHLGAWKHSSISARHRARVRKEALLAGEDWPYDPKRKEMRTKRKGHKCDRISAEKRANTAELMQKMPQMLADFKKRRWERKMNEEDAAAKKT; this is translated from the coding sequence ATGTCAGTGATTGTGGTAATGGCTGGTAAAGTGATGAAATTTGTAACAAAGTCGGTGGGAGAGTACCAGTATCCTTGGAGGGAGAAGCTGATGAAACATCAGGAAGATCTTTCAAAGGGAGTTTGGGGTTATTGGCACCTCGGGGCTTGGAAACATAGTAGCATTAGTGCCCGTCATCGAGCTCGAGTCCGCAAGGAAGCCCTCCTTGCTGGAGAAGACTGGCCATATGATCCAAAAAGGAAAGAAATGAGAACAAAGAGGAAAGGACACAAATGTGATCGGATATCTGCAGAGAAACGAGCCAATACTGCTGAATTAATGCAGAAAATGCCACAAATGTTAGCAGATTTCAAAAAGCGCAGGTGGGAAAGGAAGATGAATGAAGAGGATGCTGCGGCCAAGAAAACTTGA
- the LOC108217827 gene encoding GDSL esterase/lipase EXL3-like: protein MHKLLLAIIKIHGSCSSMLFALSVAHMIWCSIGAEAGVQLPPNISIPAVIAFGDSIVDQGCNNNLNTLVKCNFPPYGQDFIAHQSTGRFSNGKTPPDFVAAALGIKEVLPAYLDPHLQSEDLLTGVSFASGGMGYDPVTSKITSALSFSDQLELFKEYISKLKRLVGEERTRYILANSLFLVVAGSDDIANTYFTFGARLRYDVPSYTDLMVSYASDFIQAIDELGARRIVVYGVPAIGCVPSQRTLAGGPLRNCADNSNQASQVYNTKLQALLDSLSQKLPLSKIVYVDVYNPLLHIVQNPQEYGFDVVDKGCCGTGDIEVSVLCNKLSKTCPDRSRYLFWDSYHPTEKGYQILVDPFITDYISRLL, encoded by the exons ATGCATAAACTACTTTTAGCCATCATAAAAATACATGGAAGTTGTTCGAGTATGCTGTTTGCACTGTCTGTGGCACACATGATTTGGTGCAGCATTGGAGCAGAAGCTGGTGTGCAGCTACCACCGAATATAAGCATTCCGGCAGTGATAGCATTTGGGGACTCCATCGTGGATCAGGGTTGCAACAACAACCTGAACACCCTTGTTAAGTGCAATTTTCCACCTTATGGTCAAGATTTCATTGCCCATCAATCAACCGGCAGATTTAGCAACGGAAAAACACCGCCTGATTTTGTAG CTGCAGCACTTGGGATTAAAGAGGTTTTGCCAGCTTATCTTGATCCTCATCTTCAAAGTGAGGATCTCCTGACAGGTGTGAGTTTTGCCTCAGGGGGCATGGGATATGATCCAGTAACATCAAAGATAACG TCAGCATTATCATTCTCCGATCAACTAGAATTGTTCAAAGAATACATCAGTAAGCTAAAGCGGCTTGTTGGAGAAGAAAGAACGCGATACATCTTGGCCAACAGTCTGTTCCTAGTAGTCGCAGGCAGCGATGACATTGCCAACACTTATTTCACTTTCGGTGCCAGATTGCGTTATGATGTTCCATCGTACACAGATCTTATGGTTTCCTATGCTTCAGATTTCATTCAG GCAATTGATGAGCTGGGAGCGCGAAGAATCGTAGTATATGGTGTGCCTGCAATCGGATGTGTACCTTCCCAAAGAACTCTTGCAGGGGGACCTCTGAGGAATTGTGCAGATAATTCCAACCAAGCTTCCCAAGTATACAACACGAAACTTCAAGCTCTGCTTGATTCTCTTAGCCAAAAATTACCACTCTCCAAAATTGTATATGTTGACGTCTATAATCCTCTTCTGCACATTGTACAGAATCCTCAAGAATATG GCTTTGATGTCGTGGATAAAGGTTGTTGTGGTACAGGAGATATAGAGGTATCAGTTTTGTGCAACAAGTTGAGTAAAACATGCCCTGATCGATCCAGGTACTTGTTCTGGGACAGTTATCATCCAACAGAGAAAGGATATCAAATACTTGTAGATCCGTTTATCACCGACTACATCAGCCGGTTGTTATAA
- the LOC108216564 gene encoding uncharacterized protein LOC108216564 yields METAISSVVEKIQKLAISTQDFADAVIRRHHASNRRNPIEILKRLQREAFSDIMKIRDRQDKVERLLLLNKTSKGSPFQEASTRLRGDIDVLGALLMLDHVDEQHVDAIQKAGIKTGASSMFTFQTTIRETDTLTVEFATRGKDQCDVLGSPLSLEKVHYKANISDWFSIVSTPVGAQCKDFAIKKSSCQEKGATNFSFSGPPFLNEQSGSAIGLMVRKSNVVASLAQFVSELGMQSNSTGLFHCFSTFGQVMCQLSGSTKLSLLGIHRVPKFSKQQVKLGPLVVPGGILKRGKHPESPVGTSSSSFLTNTEEDISSGSLALTLETELDDSTKIGGWIEMKNSNPRHLHWAVTMADTPDDDFGWGLSLGGLVQGPSRWDHFQVEAFLRMNLGDRFSLQPGLAYVMNGATQFPVATLRSTWSM; encoded by the exons ATGGAAACGGCCATTTCTTCGGTGGTGGAAAAGATTCAAAAGCTGGCTATATCCACTCAGGACTTCGCCGACGCCGTCATCCGCCGCCACCACGCCTCCAATCGCCGCAATCCG attgAAATCTTGAAGCGGTTGCAAAGAGAAGCATTTTCAGATATTATGAAAATCAGGGACAGACAAGACAAAGTGGAACGACTGCTTTTGCTTAATAAGACTTCCAAAGGATCTCCATTTCAAGAAGCCAGCACTAGACTAAGGGGGGATATTGATGTATTGGGGGCCTTATTAATGCTTGATCACGTTGATGAACAGCATGTAGATGCAATCCAGAAAGCAGGAATAAAAACAGGTGCCAGTTCCATGTTCACTTTTCAGACAACCATTCGAGAAACGGATACCCTCACCGTAGAGTTTGCTACAAGAGGAAAAGACCAATGTGATGTCCTAGGCAGTCCACTTTCACTGGAAAAAGTTCATTATAAAGCAAATATCAGTGATTGGTTCTCCATTGTTTCTACCCCAGTGGGAGCTCAatgtaaagattttgcaatcaAGAAAAGTTCTTGCCAG GAGAAGGGGGcaactaatttttcattttctggACCTCCTTTCTTGAATGAACAAAGTGGCAGTGCTATTGGCTTAATGGTCAGGAAATCAAATGTAGTTGCGTCGTTGGCACAGTTTGTCTCTGAACTGGGAATGCAGTCTAATTCTACCGGACTTTTCCATTGCTTCAGCACCTTTGGGCAAGTTATGTGTCAACTTTCTGGAAGTACGAAACTGTCTCTTTTGGGTATACATCGAGtgcctaaattttcaaaacaacaGGTCAAGCTTGGACCCTTGGTTGTTCCTGGAGGAATATTGAAACGTGGCAAACATCCTGAAAGTCCTGTGGGAACATCTAGTTCATCATTTCTGACAAATACCGAGGAGGATATCTCTTCAGGATCATTAGCGCTCACGCTAGAGACAGAGCTTGATGATAGTACTAAGATCGGAGGTTGGATTGAGATGAAAAATTCAAATCCAAGACATCTACATTGGGCTGTTACAATGGCTGATACACCTGATGATGACTTTGGATGGGGTTTAAGCCTGGGTGGATTGGTCCAAGGTCCAAGTAGGTGGGACCATTTTCAGGTGGAAGCCTTTCTTAGAATGAATTTGGGTGATAGGTTTAGCTTGCAACCAGGGCTTGCTTATGTGATGAACGGGGCTACTCAATTTCCTGTCGCTACATTGCGTTCTACATGGTCAATGTAA